The Phycicoccus sp. M110.8 genome includes a window with the following:
- the serA gene encoding phosphoglycerate dehydrogenase encodes MSKPIVLIAEELSPATIDALGPDFEIRHVDGASREALLPALADADAVLIRSATKMDAEAVAAAKNLKVIARAGVGLDNVDVPAATQAGVMVVNAPTSNITSAAELAVGLLLATARNIAPANQALKGGAWKRSKYSGVELLDKKVGVVGFGRIGQLVAERLRGFGMEILAYDPYVSAQRAGQLGARLVSLDELLEQSDFITVHLPKSPETLGLIGKEALTKVKPSVRIINAARGGIVDEEALAEALREGRVAGAGIDVFATEPTTESPLFEFESVVVTPHLGASTDEAQEKAGVAVAKSVRLALGGDLVPDAVNVDGGAVPEEVRPGIALVEKLGRIFTALAGSVPVQLDVDVQGEITEHDVSIWKLAALKGLFADVTEDPVTYVNAPLLAEQRGCEVRLLTDPSSTDFRNVTTLRGTLADGSTVSVSGTLTGPRLIEKIVGVNGFDLEVALADHLAFFTYVDRPGVIGTVGRLLGDAQVNIAGMQVARKEQGGSALVTLTVDTKVPADVLGAIASEVGAEVTVVDLAD; translated from the coding sequence GTGAGCAAGCCGATCGTCCTCATCGCCGAGGAGCTGTCCCCGGCCACCATCGACGCCCTCGGGCCCGACTTCGAGATCCGCCACGTCGACGGCGCCTCCCGCGAGGCCCTGCTGCCCGCGCTCGCCGACGCCGACGCGGTCCTCATCCGCTCCGCCACGAAGATGGACGCCGAGGCGGTCGCCGCGGCGAAGAACCTCAAGGTGATCGCGCGGGCCGGTGTGGGTCTCGACAACGTCGACGTCCCCGCCGCCACCCAGGCGGGCGTCATGGTGGTCAACGCCCCGACCTCCAACATCACGTCTGCCGCCGAGCTCGCCGTGGGCCTGCTGCTGGCCACCGCGCGCAACATCGCCCCCGCGAACCAGGCCCTCAAGGGTGGCGCGTGGAAGCGCAGCAAGTACTCCGGCGTCGAGCTGCTCGACAAGAAGGTCGGCGTGGTCGGCTTCGGTCGCATCGGCCAGCTCGTGGCCGAGCGCCTGCGCGGCTTCGGCATGGAGATCCTCGCCTACGACCCCTACGTCTCGGCCCAGCGCGCCGGGCAGCTGGGCGCCCGGCTGGTGAGCCTCGACGAGCTGCTCGAGCAGTCCGACTTCATCACCGTGCACCTGCCCAAGAGCCCGGAGACCCTCGGCCTCATCGGCAAGGAGGCGCTCACCAAGGTCAAGCCCAGCGTGCGCATCATCAATGCCGCCCGTGGCGGCATCGTCGACGAGGAGGCGCTCGCCGAGGCCCTGCGCGAGGGGCGGGTCGCCGGTGCCGGCATCGACGTCTTCGCGACCGAGCCGACCACCGAGAGCCCGCTGTTCGAGTTCGAGTCGGTCGTCGTGACCCCGCACCTCGGCGCCTCGACCGACGAGGCGCAGGAGAAGGCCGGCGTCGCCGTGGCGAAGTCGGTGCGGCTCGCACTCGGCGGCGACCTCGTGCCCGACGCGGTCAACGTGGACGGCGGCGCGGTCCCCGAGGAGGTCCGCCCCGGCATCGCCCTCGTCGAGAAGCTCGGACGCATCTTCACCGCGCTCGCCGGCTCCGTCCCCGTGCAGCTCGACGTCGACGTGCAGGGCGAGATCACCGAGCACGACGTGTCGATCTGGAAGCTGGCCGCGCTCAAGGGCCTGTTCGCCGATGTCACCGAGGACCCGGTGACCTACGTCAACGCCCCGCTGCTCGCCGAGCAGCGCGGCTGCGAGGTGCGCCTGCTCACCGACCCGTCGAGCACCGACTTCCGCAACGTCACGACGCTGCGCGGCACCCTCGCCGACGGCTCGACCGTCTCGGTGTCCGGCACCCTCACGGGCCCGCGCCTCATCGAGAAGATCGTGGGCGTCAACGGCTTCGACCTCGAGGTCGCGCTGGCCGACCACCTCGCGTTCTTCACCTACGTCGACCGCCCGGGCGTCATCGGCACGGTCGGCCGCCTGCTCGGCGACGCGCAGGTCAACATCGCCGGCATGCAGGTGGCGCGCAAGGAGCAGGGCGGCTCGGCCCTGGTCACCCTCACGGTCGACACCAAGGTCCCCGCCGACGTCCTGGGCGCCATCGCGTCCGAGGTGGGCGCCGAGGTCACCGTCGTCGACCTCGCCGACTGA